A DNA window from bacterium contains the following coding sequences:
- a CDS encoding nuclear transport factor 2 family protein — translation MPELPSPESKHPARLAAWRSMDAVARGDRKAWLDGFADDAIVEDPIGKSILDPDGQGHRGKQAIAAFWDKNIAIGRPIFSLQHSLVSGNECANVGTLMIQFEDGAMSKIFGVFVYRVNDAGKVVSLRTYWEMADLEMVPPFSERGTG, via the coding sequence ATGCCCGAGCTCCCGAGCCCCGAATCCAAGCACCCGGCACGTCTCGCAGCCTGGCGCTCCATGGACGCCGTGGCCCGCGGCGACCGGAAGGCCTGGCTCGACGGCTTCGCCGACGACGCAATCGTCGAAGATCCGATTGGGAAATCCATTCTCGATCCGGACGGCCAGGGACACCGGGGAAAACAGGCGATCGCCGCATTCTGGGACAAGAACATCGCAATCGGGCGCCCGATCTTCAGCCTCCAACACTCTCTCGTTTCGGGCAACGAATGCGCGAACGTGGGCACGCTGATGATCCAGTTCGAAGACGGCGCCATGTCGAAGATCTTTGGCGTCTTCGTCTACCGGGTAAATGATGCGGGCAAGGTCGTCTCGCTTCGGACCTATTGGGAAATGGCGGATCTGGAGATGGTGCCGCCCTTCTCCGAGCGCGGGACGGGCTAG